gggattatggattagggattttggtttaagggttgtaatttaggggttaggggtaaaagattaagagttagggatttaaggtttatagatttagtgttaggttagggtttaaggtttagattaattagtgtgttctaatttggggtcgggtttagggtttatgatttagattaattagtatttttaatttgtatattaattaagttcttatataattgtaaaagagggttaagggtttagggtttatgttttatgattcaaGGTTTAGGAGatagggttaagggtttagattaattggtgtttttaatttatatattaaataatttattatataattggaaaagagataatattaattttaatatattaaaattatgattatagtttaaattatataagagataatagatcaaatttatatatattaattggtttaggatttaaggtttactttaaatttgttaaatgatgaaattttatacaattaattattgttttatatttaaaaatatttaatctaaatttagattaaatggtttaaatcatttgatatatttaaatattagatttaaaaattgataaataaataaattaatgtaatgaTTGAcaataaaagagataatatgaattttaatttattaaaattatcattaatatagtttttaaagtttttttcatattttaaaatttttgtttttgttttcttacataaaaattatataaaaattttaaaatttatctaattcttttaaatattacttaaattttcaaaatttatttagttaaaattaatatgaattatataataattaaatataaaattgtaaaaaaagtcaatcattagcagcgtttatgagaaaaacgccgcaaaaggtaagcaatagcggcgttttaacgaaaaacgctgcaaatatatattaaaattttcaaaacgtgAAGTTTCActatagaaattttattttatcttttagtggcgttgttttataaaaacgccacaaatttcattttacttaaaaaaattcgcgctgattttttcctaaatttcccccctaaaaacccaaaaacaaaaaaaccccaaatttcCCCCTAAAATGGAGGCACCAAAGACGATTCATCTTCTTTGATGAAAGTAGCAGTGTGAGGAATGGGAATTCATCTTCTCATTTGTTGAAACCTGAATCTGGAGAGATATTGAATTTTGGTGAGAGTAAGAGAAGTGGGAATGAGAATTTGTTCACAGGAAACTCTCCGTTCACCGTGGAGAACAAGAAGAGGTCGCCTAATTCAAGAGGGAGCAACGAAGAAGCTATGCTTTTGTTTACTTCaggtgtaattttacctttatctGGTGTGGTGAAATTAAGTGGGGTGCTAGGGATTCAGATCACTCTGATCTTGAAGCTTCCGTTGTTAAGGAGGCCGATAGTAGTCGAGTCGTAGAGCCTGAAAAGAGGCCTCGAAAATAGGGGAGAAAACCGGCTAACGGAATAGAAGAGCCTCTAAATCATGTTGAAGCGGAGCGTCAAAGAAGGGAGAAGCTTAACCAGAAGCTTTTTGGTGTCTGTGACCCAGTATTTATTTTCTTGgatgattgatttttattttgcaggTGTGATTGTGTTCTATAAATTGGCCGTGGTTGAGGGAATGAGCATGAGAGCACTCATTGCTTACAGATTCATCTTTGCCACTGCTTGTATAACTccacttgttttcatctttgaAAGGTAACTTTCACAATTCCTCATATAATCTGTTTTTTTTACTGTATAGATTTTGATACCAGAATAATTCAAGAACTTAATCTTTGGTCGACCAACATAAACATAGTCAAAAATGGTGGACACCGTCATACTAGCACCAAACATGCTGCTGTTGGCGATCAAGTCTTAGGCTCCTTGTTGGCTTTAGCTTCTTGCCTATCATTTGCAATTTGGTACAtaattcatgtaatttttttatataatcatttttattaggTGCATTCAGTATgtgcattatatatttattaggtgtatatatatatatatataaaccaaagCTAGGGTTTATTTGTCAATGAAAAGAAGGGTTCAtgctttttttgttgttgttgattaAGGGAAAggggtttttttaatttatttgcagGCAGAGAATGGGTGGAGACTTGAATGAACTTAACATTAATGAACTGCAAGCTCTTGAAGCTAAAATGGATTCTTCTTTTCTAGCTATACGTGAGAGAAAGGTTTGAAATTATTGGAACTCTTTCTTTGTACCAAAAgggtgtgtatatatatatgttgtgtGTATGTGtgcattattatatatattgggtttttgtttctttcatagttgatatatatattttttctttctgctAATTTTAACTCCATTTCAGCCTCCATTGAAAAGACTCCTGACAATGTTTTTGGGGTAAGTAATTATATGTAATTACATAAAGCTTAGAC
The sequence above is a segment of the Gossypium raimondii isolate GPD5lz chromosome 4, ASM2569854v1, whole genome shotgun sequence genome. Coding sequences within it:
- the LOC105767450 gene encoding floral homeotic protein PMADS 1 isoform X1; protein product: MLKRSVKEGRSLTRSFLVSVTQYLFSWMIDFYFAGVIVFYKLAVVEGMSMRALIAYRFIFATACITPLVFIFERQRMGGDLNELNINELQALEAKMDSSFLAIRERKPPLKRLLTMFLGYHVIKTRTDTHKKKVRNLEERHANLVMDLDQMQWVAWKRLLAFENMGAFLLSVGTKGKQYSLPNSRVMIHQPLGGAEGGQTDIDIQLL
- the LOC105767450 gene encoding uncharacterized protein LOC105767450 isoform X2, whose product is MLKRSVKEGRSLTRSFLVSVTQYLFSWMIDFYFAGVIVFYKLAVVEGMSMRALIAYRFIFATACITPLVFIFERQRMGGDLNELNINELQALEAKMDSSFLAIRERKPPLKRLLTMFLGYHVIKTRTDTHKKKVRNLEERHANLVMDLDQMQWVAWKRLLAFENMGAFLLSVGTKASWWS